A part of Halobaculum sp. MBLA0143 genomic DNA contains:
- a CDS encoding N-acetyltransferase family protein produces the protein MAVTDEATTVRQARESDVDSVVAFTRDTWSDREEASDYLPETFPEWVETDGPEQHTLVAVVDGDPAGVLQCVLLSETEAWAQGMRVDPDYRGHGVSQRLSRAAFRWAREQGAVVCRNMVFSWNVAGLGQSRSVGFAPATEFRYATPEPDADAEPELSVVADPDAAWSYWTDSDARRTLSGLALDAGESWAVSELRRSDLRRAADEDGLFVVQDGGTRGFAARAQTSERETDEGVRRLATYAVGAWDSPTAAASVVDSVARDAGEFGADAVRVFVPETVRTVSDLAAVRCPVSDEPDFVMEADLTDPAVGGE, from the coding sequence GTGGCGGTGACCGACGAGGCGACCACCGTCCGCCAGGCCCGCGAGTCGGACGTGGACAGCGTGGTCGCGTTCACCCGCGACACCTGGAGCGACCGCGAGGAGGCGAGCGACTACCTCCCGGAGACGTTCCCGGAGTGGGTCGAGACGGACGGTCCCGAACAACACACGCTCGTGGCCGTCGTCGACGGCGACCCCGCGGGCGTGCTCCAGTGTGTCCTGCTGTCGGAGACGGAGGCGTGGGCTCAGGGGATGCGCGTCGACCCCGACTACCGCGGTCACGGCGTCTCGCAGCGGCTCTCTCGGGCGGCGTTCCGGTGGGCCCGCGAGCAGGGCGCCGTCGTCTGCCGGAACATGGTGTTCTCCTGGAACGTCGCCGGACTGGGGCAGTCGCGGTCCGTCGGCTTCGCCCCGGCGACGGAGTTCCGCTACGCCACCCCGGAGCCGGACGCCGACGCGGAGCCCGAACTGTCCGTCGTCGCCGACCCCGACGCGGCGTGGTCGTACTGGACGGACAGCGACGCCCGGAGGACGCTCTCGGGGCTCGCTCTGGACGCCGGAGAGTCGTGGGCCGTCTCCGAACTCCGGCGGTCGGACCTCCGGCGAGCGGCCGACGAGGACGGCCTGTTCGTCGTACAGGACGGTGGCACCCGCGGGTTCGCCGCGCGGGCACAGACCAGCGAGCGAGAGACGGACGAGGGCGTCCGCCGACTGGCGACGTACGCCGTCGGCGCCTGGGACTCGCCGACTGCGGCGGCGTCGGTCGTTGACAGCGTCGCCCGCGACGCCGGCGAGTTCGGCGCCGACGCCGTCCGGGTGTTCGTCCCGGAGACCGTCCGGACGGTGAGTGACCTCGCGGCCGTGCGGTGTCCCGTCTCCGACGAGCCGGACTTCGTCATGGAGGCGGATCTGACGGATCCCGCAGTCGGCGGGGAGTGA